A region of the Bacteroidota bacterium genome:
AAATCTTGTGGGTTAATGCGGGCTTCAAGTCGACGAGCCAACAAGATTGAGACCGCACCATGTAAGGATGCCCACATAACGTTGGTTGCTGCGTGGCTGTCCTCCACATCTATAACATCGCGTTTGATGCCTTCATCCAGCGTGATTTTCATCAGGGCCAGGTTACGGCGTGCGCGGCGAAAACTCTCTTTAGGAAAGCGGGTGGTTAGTTCAGGATGCAGCATGAACATTATTTCGTAATACTCCGGATACTCAAGACCGAACTTGATGTACCCCGCGCAGAGCGCCCGAAGACGCTCCAGCACATCTTGCGAATATTGTTTTGCTATTTTTCGCTGCCGTTCAAACAGCATTGCCATCCCCTCTTCGATCAGTGCATGAAACAAGGCATCTTTATTTTTAAAATGCAAATAGATGCTGGTCGCGCTGTAATTCATTTCTCTGGCTATCGTACGCATAGATAGCCCTGCAAACCCATTGGAAACGAGAAGACGACGGGTCGTATCCAAAATGAGCCGCTTTAGATCCTGATGTTCTTTTGGTGAATCGCTCATCTTAATTAGCTAGTTAACACTGTTAAGTAACTAAATATTTCCCGCTGTTACAAGCGTTTTCAAATTTTTTTTGTCGGATGTTACCTTCGAGGTAAGAAGTGCGGTAAAAAAGTGCCACGTGTGCTGTGTATCTGCAGCAAAGTGTGCTTAACCGTGCTTTGCGCAATAAACAAGCCACAATATAAAAAAAGCCGGCCCCTGCGTGGGTGCCGGCTTGTAAAAACATGTACCTAGATGCATGTAAGCGAATTACCGGCTCCGTAGCGATACATTACCTACGCCCGCCCGCATAAAGAGGTCCGGACCGCCGCCATTCACTTCACCTTCAAAAGATTTTGTCATCCACTTACCCTGTATTTTGAGTGGGTAGTCGCTGGATGCAGAGCCCATACTGGCAATTGCTTCTACAAATACACCTGCTTTTCTCGAGAGATAAACCGTAACATTGCCAGCGCCTGTTTCTAGCTTGGAATCGCTCTCTGGCTGGCTTGTAATGCTCGCCGTAACATTGCCAGCACCGGTATTTGCGCGGACATACCCTGTAACGTCGTTCAATTCAATGTTACCAGCACCTGTATGCACTTCAACATGCTCTGTTGCGCCATAAACATTTACATTGCCGGCACCTGAAGTAATGTCTACAATACCGTCTACAGCACCAATTGTGATATTACCAGCGCCCGTGCGGCCGTTAACTTCGCCGGCAAGATCACCTAGATCAATGTTACCAGCCCCAGTTTCGAAGTCCACATTATAGTCTTCAGGCACTATAATTTTCATGGTAATTTTGAAGCGGTTCTTTTTTCCCCATTTTCCCCAGCCACCACGTTTTTCGGTATACCGCGACTCGATGGTAACGTCATCCCGGCGCTGCTCAAATGAGTACGAGTGGAAATCGTTGAATATCTTGCGCGCCTCAGATTCACTGTTTACGCGAACAGTGCGAATCATTTCGATGTGAACCGCATCGTCATCACCTACTTCTACTTCAATGTTGCCGTAATCCATTTCGATGTACAGCGTACCGCCGGCCCGAACCTTGAATGACTCTTTTACGATGTCTTCAACATCGTAGCCGATAAAAGCCTGGGCAGGCATGCTGGTCACAAACCCCAGCAGTAACATGAGTGGAAAAATCCGATGAAGGCGCATAATATTTATAGCAGTTTTCCTTAATACTGAGCTAATAGTCGGGCTTTACGGCAGTTTAACGCGCAGTGTTTCATTTTTTAACACTTTCTTTTCTTCCGTCAGCAATTATTGTTAGCTTGTATTAAACACGCCCTACTCGCCCCCCAATACCGATATCATGCAGCTAAAACTGACGTTTGCGGCCCTTTTGATTGTAGCATTTACCTGGATTTTCTGGACGGAAAACACAACAAGACCTGCATCTGATAATGCGTTGCCGGCGAACACAACAGATGCCCCTGCAAACGCAACAATGCGCGAGGCAGCCAAAAACTTCATTTCACTTACAACCGATGCATCGCAGCAGGAGAAATTGCATTGGGCCTTCTCAGATGATGAGCGCCTCAACTGGAATTTTGTCCCTATTCCCGGGAAACGGCAGGGCCTGGCGGTTGAATCAATGTCTACGCAGCAGCGCGCTGCCTTACACGCATTGCTTCAAAGCGTACTGAGTACCAAGGGATACCTGAAAACCACTGGCGTACAGCAGTTGGAGCGTATCCTCGGTGAAATTGAAAACCGACCCAAGTACCGAGATCCGTTGTTGTATTACCTCACCATTTTCGGCACGCCGGCAGCTGATTCGGCCTGGGGCTGGCGATTTGAAGGCCACCACCTTTCCCTGAATTTTTCGTCTATTGCCGACACAATTGACGTGGTGCCGGCTTTTTGGGGTGCAAATCCTGCTGAAGTTAAAACAGGACCGTTTACCGGCTTGCGCTTACTCTCAGAAGAAATCGATGTAGCCCGTCAGCTTATGCGCACGTTCTCCACCGAGCAAAAGCAACAGGTGATCATTGCGGATACTGCTCCTCGCGACATCATAACGGGAAACAGCCGTGAAGCCATGTTGGAGCGC
Encoded here:
- a CDS encoding TetR/AcrR family transcriptional regulator, which codes for MSDSPKEHQDLKRLILDTTRRLLVSNGFAGLSMRTIAREMNYSATSIYLHFKNKDALFHALIEEGMAMLFERQRKIAKQYSQDVLERLRALCAGYIKFGLEYPEYYEIMFMLHPELTTRFPKESFRRARRNLALMKITLDEGIKRDVIDVEDSHAATNVMWASLHGAVSILLARRLEARINPQDFIENMLDNIVRSVAKPQFSTA
- a CDS encoding DUF3500 domain-containing protein, producing the protein MQLKLTFAALLIVAFTWIFWTENTTRPASDNALPANTTDAPANATMREAAKNFISLTTDASQQEKLHWAFSDDERLNWNFVPIPGKRQGLAVESMSTQQRAALHALLQSVLSTKGYLKTTGVQQLERILGEIENRPKYRDPLLYYLTIFGTPAADSAWGWRFEGHHLSLNFSSIADTIDVVPAFWGANPAEVKTGPFTGLRLLSEEIDVARQLMRTFSTEQKQQVIIADTAPRDIITGNSREAMLERTEGLAYAAMTAEQQQLVIRLIDVYLGNMKPEVAAHQRAHIEAAGYDTIHFAWAGSESLGQGHYYRLHGTTLLIEYDNTQTNANHIHTVWRDLQNDFGRDLLHQHYNASSASHTH
- a CDS encoding DUF4097 family beta strand repeat-containing protein: MRLHRIFPLMLLLGFVTSMPAQAFIGYDVEDIVKESFKVRAGGTLYIEMDYGNIEVEVGDDDAVHIEMIRTVRVNSESEARKIFNDFHSYSFEQRRDDVTIESRYTEKRGGWGKWGKKNRFKITMKIIVPEDYNVDFETGAGNIDLGDLAGEVNGRTGAGNITIGAVDGIVDITSGAGNVNVYGATEHVEVHTGAGNIELNDVTGYVRANTGAGNVTASITSQPESDSKLETGAGNVTVYLSRKAGVFVEAIASMGSASSDYPLKIQGKWMTKSFEGEVNGGGPDLFMRAGVGNVSLRSR